The following proteins are co-located in the Silene latifolia isolate original U9 population chromosome 1, ASM4854445v1, whole genome shotgun sequence genome:
- the LOC141642178 gene encoding uncharacterized protein LOC141642178: protein MPGDEGKGSKSKIIPTTSPLYLHQSDSTSLMLTQIIFNGDNYDLWAPTVRNGLDAKNKLAFIEGKAASEVWEELKNRYSAGNAPRVHQLKGDLAECKQGRLSVVEYYTKLKTIWDELANYSKTPNCTCGAAVEIAKEKEEEKVHQFLMGLDNKLYGHVRSNLLMEDPITSLPRAYALVLREERHSSITKEKEESNEPAMAMKSYGAAKGKESYSKKDGRSRITPVLQSLWKDQVSRMEIRRGEHHDGVYKLKSSKVETVRKVSMSKDGELWHKRLGHPSRSKSFSFSELVNYNLNWDSSQFCDSCCRAKQTRNSFSLNNKRCDELFGLIHVDIWGKYPIASLSRAHYFLSIVDDYSRSVWIYLMKEKSEASKFMKIFCKMVKTQFNKLVKIIQSDNGSELLSGKMKNYYENNGILFQTSNVDTSQQNGRVERKHRHILEKARALRFSGHLPIQF, encoded by the exons ATGCCAGGAGACGAAGGCAAGGGCTCGAAAAGCAAAATCATTCCCACCACTTCTCCTCTTTACCTTCACCAATCTGATAGTACTAGTCTCATGTTGACACAAATCATCTTTAATGGTGATAATTACGACTTATGGGCACCGACTGTAAGAAATGGTCTGGATGCGAAAAATAAGTTGGCATTCATTGAAGGGAAG GCCGCCTCAGAGGTATGGGAAGAATTGAAGAATAGGTACTCTGCCGGAAACGCACCAAGAGTACACCAGTTAAAAGGGGATCTCGCAGAGTGCAAACAAGGAAGGTTATCCGTGGTTGAATACTACACGAAATTGAAGACGATTTGGGACGAACTTGCAAATTACAGCAAGACCCCAAATTGTACTTGTGGAGCAGCAGTCGAAATTGCTAaggagaaggaagaagaaaaagtcCATCAATTTTTGATGGGACTCGATAACAAATTATACGGACATGTCCGTAGCAACTTGTTGATGGAAGACCCCATCACTTCTTTACCTCGCGCATATGCATTGGTGTTGCGCGAAGAAAGGCACTCAAGTATAACGAAGGAAAAAGAAGAAAGCAATGAACCTGCGATGGCAATGAAGTCCTATGGAGCAGCGAAGGGAAAAGAGAGCTATTCAAAGAAGGATGGACGAAGCAGAATCACCCCCGTATTGCAATCACTGTGGAAA GATCAGGTTTCGAGGATGGAGATTAGACGGGGTGAGCACCATGATGGGGTTTACAAGTTGAAGTCGAGTAAAGTGGAGACCGTGAGGAAGGTGTCCATGTCGAAGGATGGAGAACTTTGGCACAAAAGACTTGGACATCCGTCAAGGAGTAAATCGTTTTCCTTTTCTGAGTTAGTTAATTACAATTTGAATTGGGATTCTAGTCAATTTTGTGATTCTTGCTGTAGAGCTAAACAAACACGTAATTCGTTTAGCTTGAACAATAAAAGGTGTGATGAATTGTTTGGTTTAATTCATGTGGACATTTGGGGAAAATACCCTATTGCTAGTTTATCTCGAGCCCATTATTTCTTGTCTATAGTAGACGATTATAGTCGGAGTGTGTGGATTTATTTAATGAAAGAGAAAAGTGAGGCGAGTAAATTCATGAAAATTTTCTGCAAAATGGTTAAAACTCAATTCAACAAACTCGTTAAGATCATTCAAAGTGACAATGGAAGTGAGCTTTTATCCGGGAAAATGAAGAATTATTATGAGAATAATGGGATTCTATTTCAAACTAGCAATGTCGACACCTCACAACAAAACGGGAGAGTTGAGAGAAAACACCGTCACATCCTTGAAAAGGCTAGGGCATTGCGATTTTCGGGTCATCTACCCATTCAGTTTTAG